Part of the Polyodon spathula isolate WHYD16114869_AA chromosome 30, ASM1765450v1, whole genome shotgun sequence genome, aaagtttTTCCTTATATCCAATGCACTGCGACTCCTAAAACCCCAACCATATAATACTGTGGCAAATATGGAACCTTTTCCTTCTCAGATTCTGCATTACTTGGATCTGCAAATGCATGAAGATGGCTGCTTCACAGTGATGTTTTGCACATAACTCGACACCAATGCATTGTGATTTGAGTcaaaaagcctgaactgttccAGTGAACCTGGAGTCATATGAGAACCCTATAAAATTCTTCATTTAACAAATATGCTTTAGTCTAAGACAATGTGTCAGATatccacactaacactgcacgaAATGTAAGGTTTGTAAACCTATGTAAACCCACATGGGCAACATTCAGTTTACAGGTTTTCATACTGCTTTGTGAAAATGACCCCTGGTGTTCAGCCCTGTTGATTACCAGGATCTAATCTGATGGCTGAGGATTTGTTTTCCATCCCAGATTCTAAAAcaaagggcgtctgctaagaaattaataataataataataataataataataataataataataaataataataatacatcactCTTGTGGTGGCAGACAGACACTCATATCTAATTGTCAGTGGCTGGCATCTGCAGGCATGGTTGTAATGCTTACTTTAAAGAATGTACTAACAGTCACTGTTTTGAGAAACGCAACAAGGGTGTGTGTGAAAGACTGTCCTGCCCTTTCCTTCTTACATATCAGAGACCtcaattgcatatatatatatatatatatatatatatatatatatatatatatatatatatatagtgtatgtgtgtgtgtgtgtgtgtctgtgtgtgtgtgtgtgtgtgtgtgtattcatggTAACTACACAAATTTActtatatttaaatctattaatgtgcttgtgatgcatcatggtattgagtctatttatccatttactttacCTTTATACTTCTATATTGTACATCATCACATTTTGTTTCTTCTCAAAACTACAAATTTtaggtcattcatgttatgtttattttactatttacatatatacttacatacatacatacatacatacataatgacTTCAATAAACAGCTCCAATACATTCATTTCAAATCAACAACAGCAAGTGTGGTACATTACTGGTatagttgtttattttaacacaatatCTAAAATTCAGAATTATTTCATACACATCATGTTGTCTTTTGAATCAATATGTACCTCAAAGTGAAAGTAAATCACACCACTTGGTCTCTACTAAGTGCTGCTAATTGTCGTAGATACAGCTGCTTGCGCTGGTTTTACTGTGGCCTTCATTTGCTGTGCTGAACTGCAGGTTTTCATATACAAGGTTATTCAACACAGTCCCTTCATTGTGGCGTGACCTCACACAGGTACCTGGAATTAGAAAACACAATCTATCTTCAAGGACTACACTGCAGCGTGCCAGTGAAGTGGGTAAAGAGACACAGCGAGGTTGGAGTGCGAGATGGAAAGTATGTTGTGCACATAACCCAAACTCTACTAGCTTCGGAGCTGCTCATGCAAACAAGCTTGGCTCTTTTGTATGGTAGGTAAGATGCTGCTTCTGCAAGCACCACAGTGCACCTGTGCATTGGGTTGAGTCACACAGTCCACTTCAATACCATCCATAACTCAACTCAGACAGAGATTTCATTCTGAACTGCATTCCATTTTGAACTTTATATTCTGCAGAACACTTATGGGCTGTTTCCCTGCAGTTtatctctgaatttgttttgaaaaatacattttaaaaaataggttgactcgtctgtgtttttatttgagcTTTTAATGTCCTGGTTTTCCTGCGACGTACTGCATGCCAGTATACTTTTAACTTGAAGTTTTTCAGATAGCGTTTTTAATCTTAAACATACTAACACTATGGTTTAGAAAATATGAAAAGAATGGCTAAATATGATAACATCTTCACACATCGGAAGCAGTAGCATCAGTTCCTATCATTAGTACACCAAACCTGTTTCAGGAAATGAGATGTGAGCTTTGAGATGTAatgttgttttccatttttaaacaTCTGCCAAAACATTATTCAAACCCTAATGATCCAAATCTCTGGATTATCCAAATCATTGCcctgcatagtaaaagcatattaaTCACAAACAAGGGCTTTCTCCAAAAGCAGCGTTGGTAATGCATGTCTGAGCTACTTAGTGAGCTTGCTATGGTTTTGACAGGCTGTTCTCTACAGTCCCTAACAAGCtactgccaccttgtggaatATGAAAGCCATCACATTTCATTTAACATTCTTACTGCTGGAACTCACCTGAGGGGGCTTCCATTCTACACTGTGTTCCACTGTTTACTGGCACGCCCAGGAAAATAATGGACTTTCCTTTTTAGTTTTGCACGCACAGTACAAATCAATAAACCACAGTCAGATTTTATTTAAATCCTGTATTGATCCAAAAATGAATCACTGAGTTTTAAGCCATCTGCATGTAGTTTCACATTCTAAGAATTACTAATAttctaagaataataataattaataataatgttttacacttttaaagcactttttaaagcaTCAGAAAGCTCTGTACAATTTATATagtaaaaagacaataaaaacaagcaattaCAATCATAAAAGCAATgctagataaataaataacaaaacacaacataaacaataaagaaaacactaataaataattaatatacagctatggtcaaaagttttgcatcacccagaatttatatatatatatatatatatatatatatatatatatatatatatgtgatattatatattaatatcacgtaatcaaagaaattacaaaatgagatCGCAAAAGTCTCCTGGAAGTctaccataatagtagtacagtatttcatgttggatttcgaaatgtcacgtttttcaattttagttttttttatgggaaaactacaaagcggtatgtgatTCACTATGctaacataatattattcagtaggtttcatttgactttatgcagcaaaatttgttaattcaaTAGGGGTGGTGCAACacctttggccataactgtactgtacatgcaacaAGACTTTTTTCTCAACAAAGGATTAAGTCAAAAGGTAGAAAACAGTCCATTTTAAAGACCACCAGCTGCTCCCCTGATTCTTCATCAGCAGATCTGACAGCACACAAAATGAAAGAACTCTTTATCTCAGTTTCCTACGGTGACAGGGCAGAGCACCACATAAACCATTGTGTTTGTACCCTTCCCACAGGCAGGCATACCCGCCAATTGAGAATGTGACTGGACTAGACCGAGTTGGACCTGTTTGGAGGGGGAActgaaaaacatgtgagaatgtggacaAGCTAAACTGGCTCATTAACTGACAATTTAATaaaggagaaaggagaggagCGTCTCAGTTCAACTCAGGACTGTGCTCTGGTTCTCCAGCTCTGCAAGAGCCATTGCCCTGGTGACGGTAAATATCGGAGGTTGCTGTcaatttaacaaacacaaaaacagatcaaattaaaataatttggatTTCAAATTAAATGCAGCTCCCTCGTGTCTACATTTACCATTTTCAAAAGGGAaaacctgctttgtttttgtattaaatgtaattctgCAAAGAtcgtatttacttttttgcagaGCAATAGTGTGGGAGGTGTACACAAGACAACCAGGCCCGGATAGAGAAACTAATCCGGTGAGACATTCAGACCTGCACACTTCTTCACACCTCCAGCGAGGGACAGAAAGAGTTTCAAAGAGAGTTTCATTAAAACATGATGCGGTTAACTGGACAGGAAGCTTCCTTCAGCTCCTGAGAGCCACCCACATGGCACCCAAGCACCTGTAAGTGCTAACTGCTCGCTCTGGTCTGTTGCTTCATGTTAATAAGAGGCAGAAAATGTGTGACCACGTGTTAAAGATGTAAAGATACATGCTATAGACCTTTTCTGCTGACctacaaagtaaaatatacagcTCACACAAAAAATGGAGTGCAGCCGAGGTCCCACCTAAATACTAGTTCGGTATTTGACACAGGATCAGTGCTTGCTCATCGAAAATTAAAACTACCAAAAGGCTTGTTCTAAATAAATGCTGATTTAGTGCATTTTACTTGTATGAATCAAGCGCATTGCAGTGGAGCATTGCACTGAAACATTGCACTTAAATAGCTTAAAGAGCTGTGAATGTTGCCTGCATGGTATGATATTGACACCTAGCCATAATGACACTTTGTGGTCAAAGTGATGGTTtgacaaatgtatatatttaggtgctttgaaatgtttttgtgttggtgGTTTTGTGGAGTCTCTTTGTTTCAAGTAAATAACACTGGAAATAAGATTGAGCTGAGTTCACAGGAGACTTCTCAACTTTGAATAACATAACCAGTTGACAACGCCTCTGTGACTACCACCTTCTGCCACCATTCACCACGTTACCAACCACATGGTGTCCTGGGATAGCAATGAGCCTCGTTACACCAGGCCTGCAGGCCTCACAACAAAGACTCCACAACATCTTCCCATGTCTCTACTCACAAACCTTTAAGgatgttttaaacaatgttttgttgggggctatatttttttttaaattattttgataaaCCTTTTCAGCAGTTTGAAagtattcttcttttttttgttgtttttttttggttagttttttgttttttaagcagtCATTAAAATCTTCTCAAGTTTTTAAATCCCTGTGAATATGAGCCACCACCCCAAGAACACTTCTCTTAAAGCACACCTCTTAAGTTTCCTGTAATGCTTTCAATTCATTCTGAGGGTGCTTATTATAAGTGTACTGTGAATTCAGTATATGTCTGTTGCTAAGGGCCTCATGTGTAAGGCTAGTGAGTCACCAAGCGATAAAAGCTTTGAGTAAAATGGTCTTCACTCACCTTTCCGATATTTGACTAACATGCTGATCCCCAGTGTGAtcgctgcagacagacagacacacgtgACTATGATTGTGATCCAGCTCAGGGTGCAGCACTGCTCAGCTGAAACAACAGCAACACAACAATGAACACCATGCAGCTTTCCTTTCTACTTTCAGCTTAGCTGAATGAGAAGCAGAGGCACGACTCTCAGCTGTGCTCAGTGCGCTGCGCAGCCTAGGTCGGCCCATGGATCAGTTTACACtttacacaaaatgaaaaaataaaaaaataaatacaaataataattgtctTCCAAACTTCACAACTGTTCaatgtaaaataacaataaaacaataacctgAATTATCAACTTTTGTGAACCTGCAACCTTCAGGACTGGAGGCTCTAACTGCTATGCTGTGAAGGCAAGATCCCTGACATGTAAGAATTGAGTCCCAATATATGTGCAGTTGGCTCTAGAGCAGCAGTGCTTGCACCCTGTAAACAGACCCTGGGTTAGCCCATCTACACCTGTTCACATCTACAGCTGTATTCTCGCTTTTCAGATGATGCATGGAAACATAATCTCACCCAGTCTTGCTAGACTGCAtttggaggaagcactgtgtagaaaGCCTTTCTTCgaagtttgtttgtttcattacctCCATGGAAAGTAATGGTGATGTTATGAATGATAGGCTGAGCTGTGACTGTGCTGTTCACGTGACAGGAGATCACGTCTCCCTCGTTCCAGTTGGGTTTGCAGAGGCTCAGGGTGCTTCTCAAGGGGTACAAGCTGCTGTTTGTAAGCAGGGTATCGGAAAGTGTCTCCCCCTGTTTACTCCAGGTAACATTGACTCCGGGTGGATAGAAGCCAGCTAGGCTGCAGACCAGCTGTATGCAGTCCAGAGACTTGTTGGAAGACAAGGGAAACAAT contains:
- the LOC121302660 gene encoding uncharacterized protein LOC121302660, coding for MPVCKQNYKGEDHHKQNGLVHNPEVKNMLDPACTLHAGLFLIIAFTDVGSCSPHSPPIIRASKGSSTLLPCAVPTNNNSRMVRVQWSRGERKSPFCKYTVESNTITQNECESRMEVIWQSHHLKIKDLTIGDSGIYSCVAISLIPPPSIENRSELTLLVEGMKLELFPLSSNKSLDCIQLVCSLAGFYPPGVNVTWSKQGETLSDTLLTNSSLYPLRSTLSLCKPNWNEGDVISCHVNSTVTAQPIIHNITITFHGAEQCCTLSWITIIVTCVCLSAAITLGISMLVKYRKGTCVRSRHNEGTVLNNLVYENLQFSTANEGHSKTSASSCIYDN